A region of the Salvia splendens isolate huo1 chromosome 11, SspV2, whole genome shotgun sequence genome:
cacACATTCGCTCTTGCAAAgaaggatgcactccactgcgaggcagACTACTTGCTGTAGAGCCtcccggggtttcagggtcgaactaAGTTCCCGCTTCAGGttcttcgtcggcgacaatcatgttgtgcaagattatgcacgtatacatgatgtcgaccatattctccataaaccacgtacgagccgagGATTTGATAATGTGGAATCGAGCATgtagaaccccgaacgctctctccacatccttgcgagcagcctcttgcttctgcatAAAAAGTGTCTGATTTTCGTTTATCGGCCTGTTGAAGTGATTGGGggtttaaaaaatagaaaaaaattaaaatattggaagaaacggctataaacgactagtatttttgggggaatttttcttttttcaatttttttcagaattaaaaaaaaaatattttttcaacgGATATAAGTGGGCGTCACGGCCGcacgggagctcgccacgtggccaacACGCGTGGCAAGCCAACTCGCCACCCTCCTCTCGGCGGAGGGATACGGGATGAGATGGAGCATCCGCATCGCTAACTCGATGTTATcttgtctcgccgagacgagactGAGACAGCATCGAGCCagcgatgcggatgctctaatgactGAGCCTTTTATAAATGGGTATGGAAACAATCACGTTTTCCTAATGAATTTGGGCCTTTAAAGTAAGCCCATTGTACCAACCGCATTCAATAATTATGAATCTCAACTCCTTTTCACAATCCCACATTCCAAAAAAACATTTTCCTTCTGTTTCCTTATtttcgaattttaattttatgatttcTTCCATAggtttatctttatttttttaattttaatttatcgaTTTCGAACGTGAGAGTTTTGAATTTAGGGCACCCACAATGaggcgcccgatggcacgccctatgcgtgccatcgtcctcgggcgcagacgatgcctccattgtgggtgctcgccatagggcgcgccctatgcccACGCCCcaagggcacccacaatggggcgcccgatggcacgccctatgcgtgccatcgtcctcgggcgcggatgatgcctccattgtgggtgctcgccatagggcgcgccctatgcccACGCCCTAAGCTTCGGGAGCGGAAGAagagcggacgatggcctatcgtccgcgccatcgtccgcgccatcggacatcattgtgggctcggcggacgatgggcgcggacgatggcatgcgtttttgaattttttttccgaattttatctatttaaacctcgtttctcattcacttgttcatacgaacatctcgcctctctcatctctctcatctctcacatttctacctctctcacataccaaaatgaaccacgacgacgacactAGTTCTAGTTCCTCGGAGTCAGGTAGTCCGATCTTGAAAGCCTTatatgcagccgttgaagaggccatggcagAATGCTTAGTCGAAAcgcagcgcgaggaggcggcggagcagatctATTCGATGTCGGACGATTttccgacgcgaccacgcggcagctcaccaacgtctgattgcagactattttgccgagcaaccacggtggggacctaccgttttccgccgccggtttagaatgccgcgttacctttttctcagcattgtccggactttgtcgtcacgtgatgaatacatgACGTATCAGGAAGATGGCGTCGGCAGACCCGACCTTACActgttgcaaaagtgcacggctgcaccccgtcagttggcctacggctcCACGGCGGACatttttgacgagtacctccacgtcggggagacaacaggccgggagtgcctgaagagattttgtaggggagttgtggaggcctacggcgacacatatttgcgcaggCTGACTGCCGTTGATTGtcagggcctgatgaagatgcacgagacggagcacgactttcctgggatgctagggagcatcgactgtatgcactgggagtggaagaattgttcGACGgagtggagaggccaattcactagtggatacaagggcagccacccgacgatgatcctcgaagccgttgctgaccatcggctctggatctggcatgcttacttcggcgtggCCGGGTCGAACAACTACATTAAcatcctcaactcatccaccctcttcatcgagcaatgcaatggcaataGGCGCCAATATCACATGGgttactacttggccgatggcatatacccacggtggccggtttttgtgaagacgatcggCTGCCctattggtgagaagagggttttatttgcgcaaaagcaggaggcggcgcggaaggatgtcgagcgggcatttggtgtgctccaagcacggtgggcaattgtgaaagggccggctcgtctctggttcaaggaagtcatcgccgatgtcatgtatgcgtgcataatcatgcacaacatgatagtcgagcatgaaggtgggaccatcaccgactggaacgatgatgaaggtgcatctagctcgtccagcacggcgactGAGCCCCCTGTtagaggattaccgacgggcttcaatgaggttctatctagacatgcctcaatgcgcaaccaacaagaccatgcccagctcatgaacgacatgattgaagaagtgtgggccagtaaccgccgtcgctgtgtttgcgtatttttttaatttgtattgtaatgtattaatttttataaatgaaatgaagttttttcccaatttttgtacaTATTATATTGTACAAATTCCAAACTCTCAACACACTGTATTAGTGTCAACAcattgtaaaatttcaagatttcgaTGTCAACACAACGTCAACGATTGACAACTTTTATGCTATTGCTGGTTGGATTGATTAGAAAGTTACTACAATTTACTACCATTGACATGTGAAAGCAATTGTCCATGTATTTGCTCAATGTGTTGCTATTTGGGCTTCTTAACTTTCTACTATGAAAGCTTCTGTTGATAGGGAAGTAGGAACACTTGAGTTGGTGCAACTAAAAATGTGGTGGTCGTGCACATCCACATCCAAGACTGCAATGTGTTAGATTGTGATGTTTAACTCTAATGCAGTCGTGGTTTGCTCAGTGCACATCCACATCTAATATTTGGAATATTCAAAACTTCTTCTTTTGCCCCCTTTGATAGGCCTTGAGTTCACATGAATGTGCATCTTAACAATATCAGTTGTGAATATATAGAGGTGCACCCACTACCATTCTAGACCATATAAGGACAAAAACACCCTATTTTTCACATCTGTCTTTAACTAAATTGTTGGAGCTTCACTTTCTTACACATCTGTCTTATATTCTTTAACCAAGTCATCATTCCCATGAGCTTGTAaatcattatttcatttttacatCATTTTTAAATCTGGCAATGCTATGATTGACAAAAAAAGACCTAACAAAACACATTCTTATGCCTGACAATGTTTCTGCAATGAAGGATAAAATAGGTTTAGCAGGAAAGCCTCAAAATCATGACACCTAACTCTTCACAAGTGAGACCACAtcataaaccaaaaaaaaaacagtaaaaACATGTTCAATCAACCCATTTCATTATACTCCATGATATTGCTATAAGCATGGATTAAGAGCTACAAAATTTTGTGCATACCTTCACACAAGTGGGGCTGTTGAAAAAAAAGTATGGTTAAAATTTCTTCAATCTTCTTGCACTGTTGCCTGATTTGTCCTTTTCTCCTTTTATctgtttcttcttctcttcctgTTTCTTTGCGGTCCACTTTCTTTGATTGTTGCTCCCTGCATGGATGAAACCTCCATGGCTTCTTCCGACATATCCATATTGATCACTTGGACCAGAGGATGCATCCGAGGCCATCGAATCATCACTATCAGCTGCTGCTTCTTCTCGCGCAACCTTTTCGAACCCTTTTTGGGCTACGTTGTCATCATCATCGTCGCCGTCATCTTCTTCGTTCTGATCGGCATATTCGTCCTCGAGGTTCGGGGAGGCTATGTATGTCGTCCACCCGGATTCACTGCTGCTGCATTCCTCCTCAGTGCCTATTTTAGAAGGATCCATTTCAGTAGGTCCAAGAACAAGGCAAATATATTTATGGAGAGGTGAGAAACTGAAAAAAGCAGGCAGCAAAATCTTTAATTAGAGTGGTGAGTGATGCTATTGGGCAATCCACAATCTTCTTGACTGGGAGGCAAATGGTTATGTTATGCCCTCCTTTATCTATTGACTCTTTCATGCAACAAAAACCACCTTCATCATTGGGGAGGGGAAAGGTATTGCTTAGCTGTCTCTGCAAAATAAATTCTCTGGCTTTTATTATCAGGAGCAACTTTACAGGTGAACTAACCTCACATATAAAAACATAagtctcctctctctctctctctcaaagcaCACATACAACAGACAGAGACAGAGGTTTAGACCTCTTTTAAATTGGAAGATAGTACTTGGTTTGCACACTCATAACACCTCATGCCCGGAAATCTCCCTATTCTTTACTTACTCCCCTGTCTGCTTAATAAATATAAAGCTGCTTTTGAAATGAGGATATAGATAAGGCCCACTCACGCAAATGGCAAAGAATGTATAAACCCAATGATATCATATAACTAGCTAAATGAAGCCCTCTTTTAATTTCTGTCTTGCCATAACTAAGAGCAGCCTTTCATGTGAATTACACAGTCAATCCAACTGTGTTTTTGGCTTCTTGTATTGTACATATGGTTAATTGGATATGTGAATCGTATAAACAGTCATTTTCTCACCACAAGCAACCCCTTAATGTTGCTGCTGTCGCTGTCCTCCAAATACACCCAAAggttcaatttttattttgtttttccatTGAGTTTGCTCCAATTTTCACATGCAAGATTCAAGATTTACGCATAATTATGAACAAATAAATAGTGATCAATATTACAAAAAGTACTCAAGATTTTTAGGTATAATGTTACCTCAATAGGGAACATTGTGTTGTTGCTATTCTGCCATGGTTCCATTCCCTACCAAATTGATTCTTCCCTTGGCTTATTCTCTGTTTGGATTTCAGACTCGATTAGGCATTCTAAACCTTGGCCCTTCTGGGCTCCATATCCGGATCGCCACTTGCAAAACATGTTCCCCAAAATTACGATAAAGTCTTCAGTTGGGATTTTCATCGAACATCTGCTGCGTATTGAAAAATTTAATCTGACCCAATAACTGAAGATTTTTAACGAACATATGTCCATTTGCGTCTTATTTAATCAAACATCTTCACGTGGAAACACCATTAATCTCTGAAATCAATTGTGAATTTTAGACTCCTAATCACGGAGTAATTATATTACTATAcagtttagaattttattaaaaattcattcgTCTCAACACTTCCCTTTTAGTTTATCTCATTAAAAAGGccacattttttttctcaaaaaatttctcttttactttaataaaaaaattgctaCTTCCTTCGTCTACGaaaatagtattaattttttgtgGAAGAAGCTAGTATATATTATCTCTCCGcttaacacataaaacaaaATCTCCTAAAATTTTGTGTCATCCTGCGAGTGTGACATGTTTTGTGGAACAAAGAGagtagtactttttttaatttcatattattCTTATTAAACTAGTCGAATGCAGCGCCTAACCTATTTGTCTATTTCAAAACAAATTATAAGCAGAATTAAGATGGAGAAATGTAAATGGTACTAAGTGAagttattatttatttcaataataATTGCTCGCCATGTGATCCCTTTATACCCTAATTTGGTACTCCAAATATATACACATTGGATTATACGAATCCACAAATATAATATTAGTActaattattagttttttttcaCCATACTAATTATTAATGTTCTTTCTGGAACAATTCAGCCGCCCATAAATTACGTAGTTGTACATAAACTTTCCAATTGAAGCAGTAGtataaatttactaatttataattatagttatttactaaaggtaatgataaaatgaaaattctatatattgtacaaatttcaaattctttAACACgatatcaacacagtgtaaaatttcaagattttgatgtcaacgcAGCaccaaccgttgacactgtattgacattttttgttgttattatttgtcatctgttgacattttctaatggTCCAGATTTTAATATTTCTGATTCGGTGGTGCTGCATTTACATTGATTTAGAGCTATAAAATTTGATAAATCATTTTTCAGTCATTTTcttagttataaatattttatacgtatatatttgaatataataaatacataataaataaaatagtttaaagtaaatatttttaacataaattGTTGGAACAATGATTCAATTGtttcaaaaataatactaataactaGACGATTGATCGAATATATGGAAATCTTAAACAtagaatataataattaatattattgaagaatatttcagttattttttaaacagaaatgaaaacaaTACTAATACTGTAAATAAAATACTTGAAATTCTCATATACTACAGTCTACATACAAACATATACtactacaaaataaattaaaatataataactatagaaaaaatataagagaaaataaaatgcagCTGCATACATACTTGGAAGTCAAACAGAATTGAGAAAGTGCTCTGGCTGGAGTAGAATGgagacaaaataaaatacagtttttaaaaaaattaaaagtattcTTTGCTAGAAGTCAGACTCGGGTCTCTAAACACACTGTAGGAGGAACTCAGCAGCTGGAACTCTACCCACTAAACAATGACAGTATATAATAAAGAACGAAATTTTAGGGTACAGCGGTACCCCTTTTCTATAGTGGACTCGCTAgtggtccagatcatagttcagagtttatacaatatttaaaatttttatttgattatatcattatttataatattataattaaataaaatttacataattaaaaaaatttactgtgattttgttaattaattattaatttataaaaaatactccatctattttctaaaaatagaactttgaaaatgacataagatttaacttttaatgcaaaattgataagtaagagagaggaagagagataATAAATAGTGGAATTAGTGGATTGTGCGAtccatttcctaaaatagagAGTTTCTACTTTAGGAAacaattaaaaaggaaagaattcctatttttaggaaatAGAGAGAGTAGTAATTATTAAGTATtattatatgattcataatttaattaagtatattgTAATtacttaataaaattattaattattatgaaaataacagttataaataataatagaataATATGGTTATTACTATACAATGGtaatcatatttatttattatgttgaaattaaatataaattataattttaaattatttagaagacaatttatataattaattaataatactaataataataataaactatatTTCACTCTATTAAATACCTAAATATTGTTAAAATCCTAAAACGGAGAAAaaaatacctaagaaaagttaggttCATATCCTAAAAAAATGTACTAATTTTTTTCAAGGATTCTAATCACTTTAGCCGTTagacacataaatttaaaatttaaaaatttatattatttctcGAAACATAAGTCCTAAAAATGACCTTAAAATAATCCTATAGATAATAGAACTACTATCTTCTCAACCAATAGTACTATTAAACTTTCGGCCAACAAgcactacttttttttttacgaTTACAAACACTATTTTTAGTTAACTATCTTGTTATATAATGGTAGGAGTGTGTTAGGGTGACACGACTCTTAAAGTGATAATGTAATAACAAGTAATATTATGTGATACATAGAGAAGTAATTCAgcatatggttccaagcaataTGAGATATGAAATCAGAGCACTATCGTGACatcatagttaaaatgacaatctaGGCAATCAATATGCGATACATAGGCAATCAACTCGAcatatggttccaagcaataTGTGATACGAAATCAAAGATAATCAAACAATCTACGGTGTATAGGCAAACAAGTCTGCCACATGTCAGACTAAGATTCAATCTACTCCTAAATCTAAGGGTTCTCTTTGGTGGTATATTGTCATTTTAATAGTGGTTTACAATTCTCAATATAATCTTAACAGTGGTATTACCTATAAAACCTAATGAGTTCTTGGACAAGTTTTTGGTACTCCATACTTAAATTTTGTAACATGTATCAACGCGATATAAATTATatacattttatttatcatattttacccactttttcatcttttctttttgttttatccacttttcttaaaatttgtatcaTCTATCTACGAGCCTGTTctttttagagcatctccaatggcggcgtcgaCACCGGCACACTgatttttcgcggacgccggtgctgacgccgaaccattgtagccggcgtcggcgaaatcggcgtcaaaatcggcgtgcccacgccgattcttgggctgatgccgattctcacgccgatccgcacggcgccattgtaggccccagATCGGCGTCATATCGgcgtcaaatttttaatttttttttaatttttcgaaacactatacatacgcgctttggacgtcattttcattcgaacaacgacctaaacgtcctcaactcgtcgccccttttcaacgagcagtgccagggcatcggtccgaccatcagttttatcgccaatggcaaccagcatgatatgggctactacttggcggatgggatataccctaggtggcccgtctttgtgaagacgatccggtgctcatcagatgcgaagaaggcctactttgcgactcGGCacgagtcggcgcgaaaggacgtggagcgcgcatttggtgtgcttcaggctcgatgggctgcagttaagggaccaacgcgtttgtggaatgtcgactgcattgctgatataatgtacgcatgtattatcatgcaaacatgattgtcgaagatggaggtgtacaactgactaattggggcaacgacgataatgaagcaggtccaagccacggcgtcgccgccgccaacgtacgaggtggggtacctcacgatgaagaagccctcctccaagcacatgccgacatgcgtcaaacggatgctcatattcggctccaaaaggatttaattgaagagttgtgtgcgcggaggattgcaaggcgttagtttttatttaaaattatgtaatttttttaaatgtactttttaatttaaatgaaaatagtatattttcgCGTATATGTATCGTatatttaatttcgtattttgtgtaattgttaattgtttgtttttcataattgagtgatgtggctgagctattgcatgtccagttgtttgtccagttgcatgtccagatgatgtgcaggaggattttagtgctgatgatgtggcagtggcaaggctatgggagggctattgcatgtccagaaccactggagatgctcttagactGTGGAAATATGAAACTTGCATTTCTAGTATTTTTATCAAAACCCTGTCTTTTGTCAAAACATCAAACCATGTACATTTTATGCCGtttaagagcacccacaaccgtgctcttgccagcgaacacagttgtgggcccgaccccactttttctgcctgctcccagcgagcacggttgtgggcccgaccccactttttctgcctgctttctggcaagagcacaacacccacagctgtgctcttccacaaggacgatcacaattcaatttaaaattcaattaaactaaaacatttccataaaattaaaattcattaaaaaaccacaataaatattacaaattataaataaaataaaaaagacataattaaaatcctaaaaattaaaatttacataattaaaatactaaaaatacctaaaaataaaaaaattacataattaaactcctaaaaattaaaaattacataattaaaagctaaaaataccccgtggacgactactcatccgacggcactacccccaattgtctttggaggcccaatatcatggcctcgtgcgatcgaagttgcgagggggtcatagtggacctatcgaccatattgagttgggccaaaagctgccacaacgagttggtggggggtggaggtggcgcatatggaacgggaacgggagcgggaactggagcatcggcggttgcagccgcggctcgacggcggttggccgccgccttattccttccttgcggtcggcgttgggaaccgctcgggccggcgtcggggctacccaagttagctccggcgagttggctagccacttcttcggagccggcgacgtatagggataccgaccttgaccgtttggaggagccgctagaggaggatgttacgcctcccatatacttcgggtgcgtccgcgtctcctgccaaacgttgaggtacttgaacgactcgtagttcatggattggtaggtgctcaacgcggcagtgatgatgtcgacctcgctctggCCGTTCCCCGCattccgctcttcctggaggaaataaccattgaacttgccaatttcatcgttggctcggtagatggcgttgcgcaccatactctcgttgcgctcgattgttcccgtcggccgattttcattgtaccggcgagcgatgcgccaccaaaagtgatcgccggattggttcgtgccaaccaccagatcttcggagatttccaagtacgccatgaacaatttatccatctccgccggagtgtacggtgtgcggacaccgcgagtaggaggagtcggagtttaggagggggcggtcggcctaggctccgatgtccacccgtatcgcccttcgggggcaccttggtcgtcgattgggtatggccggtagccacccggaacgcccgaactttgggtttgaggaggggccgaatattccgtttccggactaggaaacggttgtgaaccgaaccattcggggtttcAACCGCGGGAGGGCGggggtcatcgccttggccggacattgttatgttgtgggagtggaagaaagattgagaatggatatgagagaatgaagatgagaatgagaatgagaatgagaatgagaatggaaatTAGAGAGTGTAGAtgtgaattgtgtagtgtggggtgaatttttgggtgtgaagtggggggtatttatagatgaaaatgtgtattttcgggggggaaaaaataatcttttttaaaaaatgatgaaaaacggtaaaaaacggatatattttttttgggaagtggaatttttttaatcggttttttaaaataaaaactgatttttaataaaaaaaattcaaagtcaacggctatgccgttgcccaatcgcgtgctgccacgtcagctgctcgctggcacggacgtgctcgatgcatcaagcagcgccgtgccagcggcgcgagcgcagcggcggtggagcttgtccttgccagcggcactgatggacggacgccgtccgtccaccgttgcagatgctctaatgtACTATAATGTATAATTCCATATAATGTAAAATATATGAAGTATGTACATTATCAAAGATAGTACGGTATGGATGTGTtcagtttgcaagattatatatcaggattaaatatgtagtgcgcttggttcatgagatttaatctcacaactcaatcatagatggataatcatgggatgaTTAGTCATAGCCAatcccctccaactaaaataatctcacaactcaattctaaattatactccctccgccccacaaatattgtctcactttaacccgacacgagatttaagaaatgcaatgaaaagtgagttaaaaaagttagtggaatgtgggtcctacttttatatattaattttataataaaatgtgagtaagaatgaattagtggaatataaggtccactaccaaaaaatggtaaaaagtgaaattgaacaaattttatgggacatgaaaatggaaaaatgagacaaactacagggacggagggagtatcttgaTACTCTCTTCttcccacaaaagatgttacACTTGTGGGATGACACATGATTGATGTCACACTTGTAGGATGACACATGATTTTAGGAGatttgttttgtgtgtgaagtggaaagagaaaatataatttttatattaatgtgagagagaacttgtatcataaatggaaatgtgacatctttaatgagacaaactaaaaaaaaagtgaaacatCTTTTataaaacggagggagtactattttatctaggaaactgAACCTATATATACAGATAATGTACATTAATGACGTTTTAACGTTAATACACCCCTGCACATTGAGATTGAATTTAAACCTATAATAAATTCCCTCAAAAGCACCTGATTAAGTTTACCAcgtaattaatttgaatttcataACTCCCAGAATAAGCTGTTCTCCAAGTGAAAATTTTCTTTCTCTATTATAATTCCTCTGTTCTATAATAGTGAAGGTATTTATTTTCGATacacgatttaagaaaaattgtattaCGTGggttaaataaatgaaaaataaagtagaaaatgaaaaaggtagagagatgaatagtaaataaattaagagagagtaaagtaaatgagaagaaatgtgtcCACTTTTATTAAAAGTAAAATGattccactactatggaacgtaccaaaatgactccactattatAGAAAAGATGAAATATTGTATTATTTGAATAGAATTTTTAAAATCCAGACTCCCCTCCCACAGTTAAAAAAACCTACCATTGTAATCCTTGTAAAAATATCTACATTTTTCGTGTGAAATACTTCCTCCATGATTAATTTACACCAACTTCTTTTTTGTCGGTGCATAATTAATTGCCACCTTTACGTTTTAATACTTTTGGTAATGGATTCTACACTCTACTAATTTATCACACTcactatttattataaaaactaatgctccctccgtcccattttaggagttctggttgaaatatttcataaatgataatagacccacattctattaattttttttcattcacattttattaataaCATAAAAGTAGaacacacattccactatctttttaccaactttcatttacatttcttaaaatctatgcCGAACTAAAATGGAACTCCTAAAATGGAATGAATGAAGTATATGAAAATAAGATCCATAttacactaattttttttaatctacttttcattatattcttTGAAATTATGTCAAGTTAAACAGGATTAATTAATAGTAGGCAGAGGGAGTAAAAGATTCAGCACAAATGTTGATAAGTGCAACATATCATTGATATGAGTGTCAAATCCTAAGAATTTAATGcacaaataaagcaataaaTATGTTACGAGATTGCATAATCAACGTCAAGTTGAATAAGTAAAAAGGAGAAATTACCATTTTCAACAAAgtataaatatcaaaataatcGAGCGCTTCAAATTCAATCTCTCAGTAGTGGCGTTTTCCCAAGAATTTTCAATTCTCCAAGCATCACtagaatttcttttaaaaattataactt
Encoded here:
- the LOC121755189 gene encoding protein SOB FIVE-LIKE 3-like, translating into MDPSKIGTEEECSSSESGWTTYIASPNLEDEYADQNEEDDGDDDDDNVAQKGFEKVAREEAAADSDDSMASDASSGPSDQYGYVGRSHGGFIHAGSNNQRKWTAKKQEEKKKQIKGEKDKSGNSARRLKKF